The proteins below come from a single Carnobacterium divergens DSM 20623 genomic window:
- a CDS encoding tRNA (adenine(22)-N(1))-methyltransferase, which translates to MDEKQLSMRLAKAASYVPKKARLADIGSDHAYLPCALTLNQQIEFAIAGEVVIGPFQTAKDQVERLNLTNKIDVRLGNGLDVLTIEDEITAITICGMGGSLIASILENGVQKNQLSGKERLILQPNIGEYTLRNWLMHHSYQIIAEELIEEDQKKYEIIVAEKSEKKQNYSNQDLKYGVFLKNTPSAIFIEKWKSELKKSRTILASLKKSSTDQSEKIQQVEREIKEIEELIQ; encoded by the coding sequence ATGGATGAAAAACAATTATCGATGCGGTTAGCAAAAGCCGCTTCTTATGTACCTAAAAAAGCGAGATTAGCAGATATTGGTTCGGATCATGCCTATTTACCTTGCGCATTGACTTTAAATCAACAGATTGAGTTTGCCATTGCCGGAGAAGTTGTAATCGGACCGTTTCAAACAGCCAAAGATCAAGTAGAACGATTAAATTTAACAAATAAAATAGATGTACGCTTAGGGAATGGCTTAGACGTATTAACGATAGAAGATGAAATTACGGCTATTACCATTTGTGGAATGGGAGGCTCATTAATTGCCTCTATTTTAGAAAATGGAGTTCAAAAAAACCAACTTTCAGGAAAAGAACGCTTAATTTTACAACCGAATATTGGGGAATACACTCTAAGAAACTGGTTGATGCATCATAGTTATCAAATTATTGCTGAAGAGTTAATTGAAGAAGATCAAAAAAAATATGAAATTATTGTTGCTGAAAAAAGTGAAAAAAAACAGAATTATAGTAATCAAGATTTAAAATACGGTGTCTTTTTAAAAAATACTCCTTCAGCTATTTTTATTGAAAAATGGAAGAGTGAATTAAAGAAGAGTCGGACAATTTTAGCAAGTTTAAAAAAATCATCAACGGACCAAAGTGAAAAAATTCAGCAAGTCGAAAGAGAAATCAAAGAAATCGAGGAGTTGATCCAATGA
- a CDS encoding glucosaminidase domain-containing protein has translation MKSRKTRILKEKKEQQLKIIKKSSGLLNTSIVVASLALPSFSVLASAEENASTSHRAIEEMIDQSASSQLNSSDEKNSLEKDMPEISESEPETTEPVVPPVEERTTENPQPKPVEPISPPVEEVPPVVVTPAPAPKTEVETTRPFTKEEVVSQNIIEVQAPEANREEAEKIMFVKNQSTQEFIDKISESASEIGVEQDLYASVMIAQAILESGSGNSSLSSEPNHNLFGIKGTFESDSVAMLTLEDDGSGNYYQITGQFRKYPSYKESLEDYAKLLKGGTSYNETFYAGTWKSNTTSYREATQFLTGKYATDTRYAEKLNQLIETYDLTQFDEGVVKKSVEKEADLMHTIVKGDTLWDIANTYNVSVAELMEWNQLTSDIIFVNQEIIAKKGEMTEVPVEPTEDVINKDVSKSTSVEETTKFQQIQQGSLAFDETASSLRSDKKSEATATINYQVVEGDSLHSIALKHHVSPIEIKKWNGMKQNLLFIGQQLTIHTV, from the coding sequence ATGAAAAGTAGAAAAACAAGAATTTTAAAAGAAAAAAAAGAACAACAATTAAAAATAATCAAAAAAAGTTCTGGATTATTGAATACATCAATTGTTGTTGCTTCACTTGCATTGCCAAGTTTCTCGGTCTTAGCTAGTGCTGAAGAGAATGCATCCACAAGTCATCGAGCGATTGAAGAGATGATAGATCAATCAGCGTCATCACAATTAAACTCTTCTGATGAAAAAAATAGTCTAGAAAAGGATATGCCTGAAATTTCAGAATCAGAACCAGAAACAACGGAACCAGTAGTCCCACCAGTTGAAGAACGGACTACTGAAAATCCTCAACCAAAACCTGTTGAACCTATTTCACCACCAGTTGAAGAAGTTCCACCAGTTGTAGTGACGCCAGCTCCAGCACCAAAAACAGAAGTTGAAACGACACGCCCATTCACAAAAGAAGAAGTTGTAAGTCAAAATATTATTGAAGTTCAAGCTCCGGAAGCAAATCGTGAAGAAGCTGAAAAAATTATGTTTGTTAAAAATCAATCAACTCAAGAATTTATTGATAAAATTTCAGAATCTGCTTCTGAAATTGGAGTAGAACAAGATTTATACGCTTCAGTAATGATTGCACAAGCTATTTTAGAAAGTGGTTCAGGAAATAGTTCACTCTCTAGTGAACCAAACCACAATTTATTTGGAATCAAGGGCACTTTTGAATCAGATTCTGTTGCAATGTTGACGTTAGAAGATGATGGCTCTGGTAATTACTACCAAATTACCGGTCAATTCAGAAAATACCCTTCTTATAAGGAATCATTAGAAGATTACGCTAAACTTCTAAAAGGGGGAACTTCATACAACGAAACTTTTTATGCAGGAACTTGGAAATCAAATACAACTTCTTATCGTGAGGCTACCCAATTTTTAACAGGAAAATATGCGACGGATACTCGTTATGCAGAGAAATTAAATCAATTAATTGAAACGTATGATTTAACTCAATTTGATGAGGGTGTAGTTAAAAAATCAGTTGAAAAAGAAGCTGACTTGATGCATACAATTGTCAAAGGCGATACATTGTGGGACATAGCTAATACTTATAATGTTTCTGTTGCAGAATTGATGGAATGGAATCAGTTAACATCAGATATTATATTTGTGAATCAAGAAATTATTGCTAAAAAAGGTGAGATGACTGAGGTACCTGTTGAACCAACAGAAGATGTAATAAATAAGGATGTCTCTAAATCAACTTCAGTTGAGGAAACGACTAAATTTCAACAAATTCAACAAGGTTCACTAGCATTTGATGAAACAGCATCATCTTTACGTTCTGACAAAAAAAGTGAAGCAACGGCAACTATCAATTATCAAGTAGTTGAGGGAGATTCTCTTCATAGTATTGCATTAAAACATCATGTTTCTCCAATTGAAATAAAAAAATGGAACGGAATGAAACAAAATCTATTATTTATCGGTCAACAATTAACCATTCATACTGTTTAA
- a CDS encoding DUF1003 domain-containing protein, translating into MDKKDQQCFVCHKKYALNEGTKIQNVEEKLKKFILKEHPTLTEKDFICYHDLVEYRLSSIEKMIQNDSKEMDLLNSKVLTSIKEGQTVSENINQQLSSKLTLGQRVADSIAKFGGSWIFIFSFIGVLVVWILINSIALFKPTFDPYPFILLNLVLSCLAAIQAPVIMMSQNRQESRDRAQSNSDYQVNLKSEIEIRLLHEKMDYMLNEQWQHLLEIQTVQVDLLNELHDRIDELEKFKPHKPK; encoded by the coding sequence ATGGATAAAAAAGATCAACAATGTTTTGTTTGTCATAAAAAATATGCTTTAAATGAAGGAACTAAAATTCAAAACGTTGAAGAAAAACTTAAAAAATTTATTCTAAAAGAGCACCCCACATTAACAGAAAAAGATTTTATATGTTATCATGATTTAGTGGAATATCGATTAAGTTCAATAGAAAAAATGATTCAAAATGATTCAAAAGAAATGGATTTATTAAATAGCAAAGTATTAACTAGCATTAAGGAAGGTCAAACAGTTTCAGAAAATATTAATCAGCAACTAAGTAGCAAATTAACTTTGGGACAAAGAGTAGCAGATTCGATTGCGAAATTTGGTGGTAGTTGGATTTTTATTTTTTCTTTTATTGGCGTTTTAGTTGTCTGGATTTTAATAAATTCAATCGCGCTATTCAAGCCAACCTTTGATCCCTACCCCTTTATATTGTTAAATCTAGTCTTATCTTGTTTAGCTGCAATTCAAGCGCCTGTTATTATGATGAGTCAAAATCGACAAGAGTCTCGTGATCGAGCACAATCAAATAGTGATTACCAAGTCAATTTAAAATCAGAAATAGAGATCCGACTTTTGCATGAAAAAATGGATTATATGCTAAACGAACAATGGCAACACTTACTTGAAATTCAAACTGTACAAGTAGATCTTTTAAACGAATTACATGACAGAATAGATGAACTTGAAAAATTTAAACCTCACAAACCTAAATAA
- the rpoD gene encoding RNA polymerase sigma factor RpoD, whose product MANEEGTKKQELKKEIKLLIKENKLKGSIHYDELAKQIALPYKLTVTQIDDLIMEVEDGGVSVVGDDGGPTDRQLLVREKNKKDAEIKDDLMAPPGVQINDPVRMYLKEIGRVKLLSGQEEVDLAILIEEGDQEAKQRLAEANLRLVVSIAKRYVGRGMQFLDLIQEGNMGLMKAVEKFDYQKGFKFSTYATWWIRQAITRAIADQARTIRIPVHMVETINKLVRIQRQLHQDLGREPTPEEIGAELDLPTDKVREILKIAQEPVSLETPIGAEDDSHLGDFIEDQDATSPAAHTDFEHLKAQLEDVLDTLTDREENVLRLRFGLDDGRTRTLEEVGKVFGVTRERIRQIEAKALRKLRHPSRSKQLKDFLE is encoded by the coding sequence ATGGCTAATGAAGAAGGAACAAAAAAACAAGAATTAAAAAAAGAAATCAAGTTATTAATCAAAGAAAATAAATTAAAGGGTTCAATACACTATGATGAGTTAGCAAAACAAATTGCATTGCCTTATAAATTAACTGTCACGCAAATCGACGACCTAATTATGGAAGTAGAAGATGGTGGCGTGAGTGTTGTTGGAGACGATGGTGGACCAACGGATCGACAATTGTTAGTCAGAGAAAAGAATAAAAAAGATGCTGAAATAAAAGATGATTTAATGGCGCCTCCAGGAGTGCAAATTAATGATCCTGTTCGGATGTATTTAAAAGAAATCGGTCGCGTGAAGCTACTTAGTGGGCAAGAAGAAGTTGATTTGGCTATCTTAATTGAAGAAGGAGACCAGGAAGCAAAACAGCGTTTAGCAGAAGCTAACTTGCGTCTAGTAGTTAGTATTGCCAAGCGTTATGTTGGAAGAGGAATGCAATTCTTAGATTTAATCCAAGAAGGAAATATGGGATTAATGAAAGCTGTTGAAAAATTTGACTATCAAAAAGGATTTAAATTTTCAACTTATGCTACTTGGTGGATTCGTCAGGCCATTACACGAGCGATTGCAGATCAAGCTAGAACCATTCGTATTCCAGTTCATATGGTAGAAACAATCAATAAATTAGTTCGCATTCAACGTCAATTGCATCAAGATTTAGGTCGTGAACCAACGCCAGAAGAAATTGGTGCCGAACTAGATTTGCCGACAGATAAAGTACGTGAAATTTTAAAAATTGCTCAGGAGCCAGTTTCGCTAGAAACGCCTATTGGTGCAGAAGATGATTCACATCTAGGGGATTTCATTGAAGATCAAGACGCTACAAGTCCAGCAGCACATACCGATTTTGAACATCTTAAAGCGCAACTTGAAGATGTATTAGATACATTAACAGATCGTGAAGAAAATGTTCTGAGATTGCGTTTTGGACTTGATGATGGACGCACAAGAACACTAGAAGAAGTTGGGAAAGTATTTGGTGTTACAAGAGAACGAATTCGTCAAATTGAAGCAAAAGCATTACGCAAATTACGTCATCCAAGTCGTTCAAAACAATTAAAAGACTTTTTAGAATAA
- the dnaG gene encoding DNA primase, whose amino-acid sequence MAMMIPDEVVNRVRQETNIVDVVSQYVQLKKSGKNLFGFCPFHDEKTPSFSVAEEKQIFHCFSCGRGGNVFTFLMEVEGLSFPESVFKTAELSHVKLDESLTAHNFGEQKTDSKKEKLIKVHVDTAELFHHVLLNTKVGEEALQYLLDRGLTRELIETFNIGFAPAERTMLYQYLSGKEYDQTLLSETGLFVERDNGELLDRFYNRIMFPIRNQQGKTIAFSGRIFKVEPTDGKAAPKYLNSPETYLFNKRNVLFNYDLARANIRREKEVILFEGFMDVIASWDAGVKNGVASMGTSLTNEQIHMLDRVTDHVLIAYDGDNAGIEATKRAVDLLSEETHFDLDVLSLNEGLDPDEFIHKYGAASYKEMLAHGRDTVFAFKMRYYRKGINLQNESERLAYIEVILNELLTITSAVEREVYLKQLSVEFDISLDSLNTQYHQLYEQKRAKKKVDKKEYYPEPPMEMVHGYQEEYPEPPLQVQLHTQKRKLNVVEVAERNLLNRLFHHEEAWIRVQTQKTTFNFVHEDYEMLFILFENFKETVDNDVTIEAFIDFVKEPHLKNLLVEIELMELSEEVSTGEIEDYLDMIGRKSSLQEQIANKNVELIEASRMGDSDKAKQLLMEITNLSRLLKQ is encoded by the coding sequence ATGGCGATGATGATTCCTGATGAAGTAGTCAATCGAGTAAGGCAAGAAACAAATATTGTGGATGTTGTCAGTCAATATGTCCAATTAAAAAAAAGTGGTAAGAATTTATTTGGTTTCTGTCCATTCCATGATGAAAAGACACCTTCTTTTTCAGTTGCAGAAGAAAAGCAAATCTTTCATTGTTTTAGTTGTGGTAGAGGCGGTAATGTCTTTACTTTTTTAATGGAAGTAGAAGGATTATCTTTTCCTGAATCAGTATTTAAAACGGCTGAATTAAGTCATGTTAAGTTGGATGAAAGTTTAACAGCCCATAATTTTGGTGAACAAAAAACAGATTCCAAAAAAGAAAAACTAATTAAAGTCCATGTAGATACAGCTGAACTTTTTCATCATGTATTGCTGAATACTAAAGTCGGTGAAGAGGCTTTGCAATACTTGTTAGATCGAGGCTTAACTAGAGAGTTAATAGAGACCTTTAATATTGGTTTTGCACCTGCTGAAAGAACCATGCTGTATCAGTATTTGTCTGGAAAAGAATACGATCAGACTTTGTTAAGTGAAACAGGTTTGTTTGTCGAACGGGATAACGGCGAATTATTAGATCGTTTTTACAATCGAATTATGTTTCCTATTCGAAATCAACAAGGTAAAACAATTGCTTTTTCTGGTCGGATTTTCAAAGTAGAGCCAACTGACGGGAAGGCAGCACCCAAATATTTGAATAGTCCAGAGACTTATTTATTTAATAAACGAAATGTGCTTTTTAACTATGATTTAGCGCGTGCGAATATTCGACGTGAAAAAGAAGTCATATTGTTTGAAGGTTTTATGGATGTTATTGCTTCCTGGGATGCAGGTGTTAAAAATGGCGTGGCTTCGATGGGAACCAGTTTGACTAATGAACAGATTCATATGCTGGATCGAGTAACAGACCATGTATTAATTGCGTATGATGGCGATAATGCAGGAATTGAAGCGACTAAAAGAGCAGTTGATTTATTATCAGAAGAGACCCATTTTGATTTAGATGTTCTCAGTTTAAATGAAGGACTTGATCCAGATGAATTTATTCATAAATATGGTGCAGCATCCTATAAAGAAATGCTGGCTCATGGGCGAGATACAGTTTTTGCTTTTAAAATGCGTTATTACCGAAAAGGGATTAATTTGCAAAATGAAAGCGAGCGATTAGCTTATATTGAAGTAATTTTAAATGAATTACTTACGATTACGTCAGCTGTTGAACGAGAAGTCTATTTAAAACAGCTCTCAGTAGAATTTGACATTTCATTAGATTCATTAAATACTCAGTACCATCAATTATACGAGCAAAAAAGAGCGAAAAAAAAGGTTGATAAAAAAGAGTATTACCCAGAACCACCAATGGAAATGGTTCATGGTTATCAAGAAGAGTATCCAGAACCGCCTTTACAAGTTCAATTGCACACTCAAAAACGTAAATTAAATGTGGTTGAAGTAGCTGAACGAAATTTATTGAATCGCTTATTTCATCACGAGGAAGCTTGGATTCGAGTACAAACTCAAAAAACAACGTTCAATTTTGTACATGAAGATTATGAAATGCTGTTTATTTTATTTGAAAATTTTAAAGAGACAGTTGATAACGATGTTACAATTGAAGCTTTTATTGATTTTGTGAAGGAACCCCACTTAAAAAATCTTTTAGTTGAAATTGAACTAATGGAATTAAGTGAAGAAGTTTCGACTGGAGAAATTGAAGATTATCTTGATATGATTGGACGGAAATCTTCCCTACAAGAACAAATTGCAAATAAAAATGTTGAACTGATTGAAGCTAGTCGGATGGGCGATTCTGATAAAGCAAAACAATTATTAATGGAAATAACAAATCTGTCGCGATTATTAAAGCAGTAA
- a CDS encoding XRE family transcriptional regulator, with protein sequence MLEKDTDQLIHSLKKAANFKVVLNEQQEYLIAEDIKTHLNECLILKNKSKAAVLRRAEITEATGYQYFDGKRKPSREKMIALAIGMELTLDETDLLMKKTGYAKLYPKHQWDAAIIYGITHHLSIQQLDELLFEENLSTFL encoded by the coding sequence TTGTTGGAAAAAGACACGGATCAGCTGATTCATTCATTGAAAAAAGCTGCTAATTTTAAAGTTGTCCTAAATGAACAGCAAGAGTATTTAATTGCAGAAGACATTAAAACGCACTTAAATGAATGTTTAATTTTAAAAAATAAAAGCAAAGCAGCTGTCTTAAGAAGAGCTGAAATTACTGAAGCTACAGGCTATCAATATTTTGATGGGAAGCGCAAACCTTCCCGTGAAAAAATGATAGCTTTGGCGATTGGAATGGAACTTACGCTAGATGAAACAGACTTATTGATGAAAAAAACAGGTTACGCAAAACTTTATCCTAAACATCAGTGGGATGCGGCAATTATTTATGGAATCACTCATCATTTATCAATCCAACAATTAGATGAGTTGCTTTTTGAGGAAAATTTAAGTACCTTCTTATAA
- a CDS encoding serine/threonine-protein kinase — translation MLNEEPSVVHYKELEPLTHKENSPILVRNIATKEFLVKKKYDISLLTNLERLKEINHPNLPRIFEIVTKEQDLWLYEEYIHGKNVNELLLQNQLTDTQLILELGKAVTEALMILHEKKIIHRDIKPSNIMVTNDGLVKLVDFDAIRFYDGSKENDTTHLGTIGFASPEQYGFAETDKRSDLYSLGVVLNVCSVKAFPKEQLTTNPFLKELVIKATKMDPQNRYQTASEMRTVIVNQLNHLNDSTNSIQKTPSVKKYTTQFKDKKNSATPSFLSKFLSVVPGFRTGYYWKSIIAIVW, via the coding sequence ATGCTGAATGAAGAACCTTCCGTGGTTCACTATAAAGAATTAGAACCCTTGACTCATAAAGAAAATAGCCCGATTTTAGTGCGAAATATTGCCACCAAAGAATTTTTAGTTAAAAAAAAATATGATATCAGCCTATTAACCAATTTAGAACGATTGAAAGAAATTAATCATCCGAATTTACCTAGAATTTTTGAAATTGTCACTAAAGAGCAAGATTTATGGCTTTACGAAGAATACATTCATGGAAAAAACGTAAATGAATTGCTGTTACAAAATCAATTAACCGATACCCAATTAATTTTAGAGTTAGGTAAGGCTGTGACAGAAGCCTTAATGATTTTGCATGAGAAAAAGATCATTCATCGTGATATAAAACCCTCTAATATTATGGTTACAAACGATGGCCTTGTTAAATTAGTAGATTTCGATGCCATCCGTTTCTATGATGGTTCTAAGGAAAACGATACCACTCACTTAGGAACAATTGGTTTCGCCTCACCAGAACAATATGGTTTTGCTGAAACAGATAAACGCAGCGACCTTTATTCCCTTGGTGTTGTGTTAAATGTCTGTAGCGTAAAGGCTTTCCCAAAAGAACAATTAACAACTAATCCCTTTTTAAAGGAATTGGTAATTAAAGCCACTAAAATGGATCCACAAAATCGCTATCAAACAGCTTCTGAAATGCGCACTGTTATTGTAAATCAATTAAACCACCTAAATGACTCGACTAATTCAATACAAAAGACACCTTCAGTAAAAAAATACACTACTCAATTTAAAGATAAAAAAAACTCTGCTACTCCTTCTTTTTTATCAAAATTTTTAAGTGTTGTACCTGGCTTTAGAACAGGATATTATTGGAAAAGTATTATTGCAATTGTTTGGTAA
- a CDS encoding DUF5067 domain-containing protein: MKKNKKVLVGLMVAGVAVIAVACGDSSSKTDTKKEEKEKPTTEQVTKKEATGPTDNGDLGKYYVAIQDFTLAQDYNGADVGIVQYEFKNNSDKNAMFMVATQAKVFQNGIALESAIMSEDGYNDQSTDIQPGATIVVKVPYKLQDTTTPVSVEVKQSFGIGKDILKKEFTLQ; this comes from the coding sequence ATGAAAAAAAATAAAAAGGTGCTTGTTGGGTTAATGGTAGCAGGAGTTGCAGTAATTGCAGTCGCTTGTGGCGATTCCTCATCCAAAACGGATACTAAAAAAGAAGAAAAAGAAAAACCTACTACTGAACAAGTTACAAAAAAAGAAGCAACGGGGCCAACAGATAATGGTGATTTAGGAAAGTATTATGTTGCTATTCAAGATTTTACGCTAGCTCAAGATTACAATGGAGCAGATGTAGGAATTGTTCAATATGAATTTAAAAATAATAGTGATAAAAATGCCATGTTTATGGTAGCAACTCAGGCAAAAGTCTTTCAAAATGGTATTGCTCTAGAAAGTGCGATTATGTCTGAAGACGGTTATAACGATCAATCAACCGACATTCAACCTGGTGCTACAATCGTAGTAAAAGTTCCGTATAAATTACAAGATACTACGACACCAGTTAGTGTTGAAGTTAAACAATCATTTGGCATCGGCAAAGATATCTTAAAAAAAGAATTTACATTACAGTAA
- the glyS gene encoding glycine--tRNA ligase subunit beta, with translation MAKDLLLEIGLEEMPAQYVSPSSEQLAKRVADFLTENKLEFTEIKRFSTPRRLAVIVKDVADKQKDISEVVKGPAKKIALDSEGNWSKAAMGFVKGQGLSVEDITFKELNGVEYVHVDKFTAGKPAKEILAGIEKVITSMTFPVSMHWANHSFKYIRPIHWITVMLDNEIIPFKLLDIETSNTSRGHRFLGDTTSFNGATDYEEKLKEQFVVANSSTRKEMIMKQIEEIAKEKQWQVSLDKELLEEVTNLVEYPTAFSGHFDEKYLAIPEEVLVTSMKEHQRYFEVRDLAGNLLPHFISVRNGNSSHIENVAKGNEKVLTARLDDGAFFYEEDQQMMIKDAVERLKTVTFHEKIGTMFEKMERVGYFAEIIGKIVGLTQQELTELKRASEIYKFDLVTNMVGEFPELQGIMGEKYALMQGEEPAVATAIREHYLPISSEGELPQSNVGAVLAIADKLDSVMSFFAVGMIPTGSNDPYALRRQAYGVVRIVENKGWYFPIETIRSEMITAATQHKEELSKRLAESAPEVIDFIKARMRQHLIGLNMRHDVIEAVLTSNQEDLIKITEAAAVLEKHLTEPTFKPTIEAMTRVMNLAKKGKELVAQKHLQIDPALFETASETTLFNALKEAEAAFEDSNMEVDYQTLESLRAKIEAFFDENMVMADNEAIRNNRLVLLMSLANLALSFANVDELIVK, from the coding sequence ATGGCGAAAGATTTATTACTAGAAATTGGATTAGAAGAGATGCCTGCTCAATATGTGTCTCCAAGCAGTGAGCAATTAGCAAAACGAGTGGCGGATTTTTTAACTGAAAACAAATTAGAATTCACTGAAATTAAACGTTTTTCAACACCTAGAAGATTAGCTGTAATTGTTAAAGATGTTGCAGATAAGCAAAAAGATATTAGCGAAGTTGTCAAAGGACCTGCTAAAAAAATTGCTCTTGATAGTGAAGGAAATTGGAGTAAGGCCGCGATGGGATTTGTTAAAGGACAAGGGTTATCCGTGGAAGATATTACGTTTAAAGAACTTAATGGCGTCGAATATGTTCATGTGGATAAATTTACAGCAGGCAAACCAGCAAAAGAAATTTTGGCCGGAATAGAAAAGGTCATTACTTCTATGACGTTTCCTGTAAGTATGCATTGGGCAAATCATAGTTTTAAATACATTCGTCCGATTCATTGGATTACAGTGATGCTAGACAATGAAATTATTCCATTTAAACTATTAGATATTGAAACAAGCAACACAAGCCGTGGTCATCGCTTTTTAGGAGATACAACGTCTTTTAATGGCGCTACTGACTATGAAGAAAAATTAAAAGAGCAATTTGTTGTTGCAAATAGTTCAACTCGTAAAGAAATGATTATGAAACAAATTGAAGAGATTGCGAAAGAAAAACAATGGCAAGTTAGTTTAGACAAAGAATTGTTAGAAGAAGTAACCAATTTAGTTGAGTATCCAACGGCTTTTTCTGGGCACTTTGATGAAAAATATCTAGCAATTCCAGAAGAAGTGCTAGTGACTTCAATGAAAGAACATCAACGTTACTTTGAAGTGCGTGATTTAGCTGGGAATTTACTTCCTCACTTTATTTCAGTTCGCAATGGAAATAGCAGTCATATTGAAAATGTCGCTAAAGGCAATGAAAAAGTGTTAACTGCTCGTTTAGATGATGGCGCCTTTTTCTATGAGGAAGACCAACAAATGATGATCAAAGATGCCGTTGAACGATTGAAAACAGTGACATTCCACGAAAAAATCGGAACCATGTTTGAAAAAATGGAACGTGTAGGCTATTTTGCTGAAATAATTGGGAAAATTGTCGGACTTACCCAGCAAGAATTAACTGAGTTAAAAAGAGCTAGTGAAATTTACAAATTTGATTTAGTCACAAACATGGTGGGTGAATTTCCTGAGTTGCAAGGAATTATGGGTGAAAAATATGCGTTGATGCAAGGCGAAGAACCTGCAGTTGCGACAGCGATTAGAGAGCATTATTTACCAATTTCAAGTGAAGGCGAGCTGCCACAATCTAATGTTGGTGCAGTTCTTGCGATTGCTGATAAATTAGATAGTGTTATGAGTTTCTTTGCAGTAGGTATGATTCCAACCGGGTCAAATGATCCTTATGCATTAAGAAGACAAGCCTATGGCGTGGTGCGGATTGTTGAAAATAAAGGCTGGTATTTCCCAATTGAAACCATCCGTTCAGAAATGATTACAGCTGCTACTCAGCACAAAGAAGAATTAAGCAAACGATTAGCTGAAAGTGCTCCTGAGGTAATTGATTTTATTAAAGCTAGAATGCGTCAGCATTTAATCGGATTGAATATGCGCCATGATGTAATTGAAGCAGTTTTAACTTCAAATCAAGAAGATTTAATTAAAATCACAGAAGCAGCTGCTGTTTTAGAAAAACATTTAACAGAACCAACGTTTAAACCAACTATTGAAGCGATGACTCGTGTGATGAATTTAGCGAAAAAAGGCAAAGAATTAGTTGCTCAAAAACACTTACAGATAGATCCAGCTTTATTTGAGACAGCATCAGAAACGACTCTTTTCAATGCTCTAAAAGAAGCTGAAGCGGCTTTTGAAGATAGTAATATGGAAGTAGACTATCAAACATTAGAATCATTACGTGCTAAAATTGAAGCATTCTTTGATGAAAATATGGTTATGGCAGATAATGAAGCGATTCGTAATAACCGTTTAGTTTTACTAATGAGTTTAGCAAATTTAGCCTTGTCATTTGCTAATGTAGATGAATTGATTGTAAAATAA